A genomic window from Litoreibacter janthinus includes:
- a CDS encoding class I SAM-dependent methyltransferase: MTALRDLLARQIATEGPMNLADYMQTCLLHPEHGYYATRDPFGTAGDFITSPEISQMFGELLGLCLAQAWMDQGRPAAYLAELGPGRGTLMKDVLRVTAQIEGFPRKVVLVEASAHLRDVQAKTLVGADVTWVDHVTDLPDGPVLLVANEFFDALPIRQFMRGASGWRERHIGLDRGALAFGLTGETRIDALSHRLADTGADDVVEICPSAGPIVEDIAARVAKGGAALIIDYGDWRSLGDTFQALENHASVDPLSRPGQADLTAHVDFEALSKAAGLCQASEMTPQGVFLERLGITPRAQALARNLQAAALDAHIAAHRRLTHPEEMGSLFKAIALAPKGAPLPPGFDPARSI, encoded by the coding sequence TTGACTGCGCTGCGCGACCTGTTGGCGCGCCAGATCGCGACCGAAGGCCCGATGAATCTGGCCGACTACATGCAGACCTGCCTTTTGCATCCCGAGCATGGATATTACGCAACCCGCGATCCTTTTGGCACTGCCGGGGACTTCATCACGAGCCCCGAAATCAGCCAGATGTTTGGTGAACTCCTCGGACTTTGCCTTGCCCAAGCTTGGATGGACCAAGGCCGCCCAGCCGCCTATCTGGCAGAACTTGGCCCCGGCCGAGGAACACTAATGAAAGATGTGTTGCGCGTAACGGCCCAAATCGAAGGGTTCCCACGCAAGGTGGTGCTTGTTGAGGCCAGCGCGCATTTGCGTGACGTTCAGGCGAAGACACTGGTGGGTGCAGACGTGACTTGGGTTGACCATGTCACGGACCTTCCTGATGGGCCGGTTCTTTTGGTCGCTAACGAATTTTTCGACGCACTACCCATACGTCAGTTCATGCGCGGCGCGTCGGGCTGGCGGGAAAGACATATAGGGCTGGACCGTGGGGCGCTTGCCTTTGGACTGACGGGGGAGACGCGCATCGACGCGCTGTCCCATCGATTGGCCGACACGGGAGCAGACGACGTGGTGGAAATCTGCCCGTCCGCCGGCCCCATCGTGGAGGACATTGCAGCGCGCGTGGCCAAAGGCGGGGCCGCCCTGATTATCGACTATGGAGACTGGCGCTCGCTTGGTGACACGTTTCAGGCGTTGGAGAACCACGCATCCGTAGACCCCCTCTCCCGACCCGGGCAAGCGGACCTGACCGCACATGTCGACTTTGAGGCCTTGTCCAAAGCTGCAGGCCTCTGCCAAGCAAGCGAAATGACGCCGCAGGGTGTGTTTCTGGAACGCCTTGGCATTACGCCCCGCGCTCAAGCCTTAGCGCGCAACTTGCAAGCGGCGGCCTTGGACGCGCATATCGCCGCGCATCGGCGCTTGACGCACCCCGAAGAAATGGGGAGCCTGTTCAAAGCGATTGCACTTGCGCCGAAGGGCGCGCCGCTCCCACCCGGTTTTGACCCTGCGAGATCGATATGA
- a CDS encoding iron-containing alcohol dehydrogenase, with protein MTIGRVQSPRIIRIGGGVSAETGDVLTQLGLSRPLIVTDKTLVELGHVAKVTDGLDAAGIPYGIFDGVIEDPTDTCLEEGLAAFGAAEFDCIIGLGGGSPMDTAKAISFMSVNPGHVRDYKAPTQIDKCGPPTILIPTTGGTGSELTRWCVITDTVKTEKYNLSGLAAVATAAIIDWEFTVTKPWRITADTAVDSLTHAMEAYVSRKAFAYTDAFALSAMPLIAKHVRAACMDGSNAQAREGLMLAASQAGMAFSNASVALVHGMSRPIGAHFHVAHGLSNAMLLPAVTAFSIDHASRRYADCARVMNMATSSDSDAVACGKLVEGLRRLNDDLRVPAPSAQGLDKDRYFATLPVMAQQALASGSPQNNPRVPTEAEIVQLYKDIW; from the coding sequence ATGACAATTGGACGTGTGCAATCCCCGCGCATCATTCGGATCGGTGGCGGCGTCTCAGCGGAAACCGGTGATGTTCTGACCCAGTTAGGGCTGTCTAGACCCCTCATTGTGACGGACAAAACCCTTGTCGAACTGGGCCATGTGGCCAAGGTAACAGATGGCCTGGACGCCGCAGGAATTCCTTACGGCATCTTCGACGGCGTGATCGAGGATCCGACCGACACCTGCCTAGAAGAAGGTCTCGCGGCGTTTGGTGCAGCTGAATTCGACTGCATCATCGGGCTTGGCGGCGGATCTCCGATGGACACGGCGAAGGCTATTTCCTTCATGTCAGTCAATCCCGGTCACGTTCGGGACTACAAGGCCCCCACGCAGATTGACAAGTGCGGGCCGCCCACGATTCTCATTCCGACCACGGGCGGCACAGGCTCAGAGCTTACGCGTTGGTGCGTAATCACCGACACCGTGAAAACTGAAAAATACAACCTGTCCGGCTTGGCCGCTGTCGCGACCGCTGCAATCATTGATTGGGAGTTCACAGTTACAAAGCCATGGCGCATCACTGCCGACACCGCTGTGGACAGCCTTACCCACGCTATGGAGGCCTATGTCTCCCGTAAGGCGTTCGCCTACACGGACGCGTTCGCGCTGTCTGCGATGCCGCTGATCGCAAAGCATGTTCGCGCGGCCTGCATGGACGGCTCCAATGCACAGGCGCGCGAAGGTCTCATGCTTGCAGCGAGCCAAGCGGGAATGGCGTTCTCCAATGCGTCTGTTGCTCTGGTCCATGGCATGAGCCGCCCCATCGGTGCCCATTTCCACGTTGCGCACGGCTTGTCCAACGCGATGCTGCTTCCCGCAGTCACGGCATTCTCTATCGATCATGCGTCACGTCGCTACGCTGATTGCGCGCGAGTCATGAACATGGCGACCAGTAGCGACAGCGACGCAGTCGCTTGCGGCAAGCTGGTTGAAGGGTTGCGACGCCTCAACGACGACTTGCGGGTTCCCGCACCTTCCGCACAAGGATTGGACAAGGATCGTTACTTCGCCACATTGCCGGTCATGGCGCAGCAGGCGCTGGCGTCCGGATCCCCGCAAAACAATCCGCGCGTCCCAACGGAAGCCGAAATTGTGCAGCTTTACAAAGACATCTGGTAA
- a CDS encoding tetratricopeptide repeat-containing sulfotransferase family protein, producing the protein MANLSNQQIKDLFAKARHAQEKGQLDDAERGYKRLLKSAPNLPEVNFNLGEIFALRGKFAEAADRFEVALKLRPNEPAIWASYLNLAAKHPNPKNFDLLRERARPVLGATAAFAFFEGVASRRDEKWKEAAGFFKSAIESGFRQARVYAEYGSTLVELKQFDLAMEQFDKGLSASPENDVLLFRKASLLQSMGRIDEARTAVQRAIKQVPNAGAYHALYASLTKMGADDPNIAVMKTALKSKRAGDGEIPSVAYALAKAMEDSGQFGKVFNYLNIANTALAKTYPYDVPAVKASAERIRDLYDQIKELDGPICAASPIFVTGAPRSGTTLVEQILASHSKVEGGGELGIVQPKFSNLISGPDSEWGGDGMALLTKFTAAATEFEEELKRRFPHAQVVTDKSISSYAIMGFLAKAMPNARFVVVRRDPFDNALSIYKNQFREGLHRYANNLEHIAFFLRQFEDMVEFWREQCPGVFHEIRYEDLIAEPEAQSRALVKAVGLDWEDSCLSFYETKREVRTLSATQVRQPMYSSSVGAWKKFDRDMAPFVKAYDNLGKGR; encoded by the coding sequence ATGGCAAATTTGAGCAATCAGCAGATCAAAGACCTGTTTGCCAAGGCGCGTCACGCTCAAGAAAAAGGCCAGCTTGACGATGCCGAACGCGGCTACAAACGGCTTTTGAAAAGCGCTCCGAACTTACCGGAGGTGAACTTCAATCTTGGGGAAATCTTCGCACTCCGCGGCAAATTTGCTGAAGCTGCCGACCGTTTTGAAGTCGCTTTGAAGCTGCGTCCAAACGAACCTGCCATCTGGGCGAGCTATCTGAATTTGGCAGCCAAGCACCCCAATCCTAAGAACTTTGACCTGCTGCGCGAACGCGCGAGGCCCGTTCTGGGGGCGACCGCGGCGTTTGCTTTCTTCGAAGGCGTCGCGTCACGGCGCGATGAAAAGTGGAAGGAGGCGGCGGGATTCTTCAAATCCGCGATTGAATCAGGCTTTCGGCAAGCCCGCGTGTACGCGGAATATGGCTCCACTTTGGTAGAGCTGAAACAGTTTGATCTCGCGATGGAACAGTTCGATAAGGGGCTTTCTGCGTCGCCAGAAAACGATGTGCTGCTGTTCCGGAAAGCCAGCTTGCTGCAATCTATGGGGCGTATCGACGAGGCCCGAACCGCTGTTCAGCGCGCGATCAAACAGGTGCCAAACGCGGGTGCCTACCACGCTCTATACGCCTCTTTGACCAAAATGGGGGCGGATGACCCAAACATTGCAGTGATGAAGACTGCTTTGAAGTCGAAGCGGGCCGGCGACGGTGAAATCCCATCTGTGGCCTATGCGCTTGCCAAGGCAATGGAAGACAGTGGTCAGTTCGGCAAGGTGTTCAATTATCTCAATATTGCCAACACAGCGCTGGCAAAGACATATCCGTATGATGTGCCTGCGGTCAAAGCGAGCGCGGAGCGCATTCGTGACTTGTACGACCAAATCAAGGAGTTGGACGGCCCGATCTGCGCAGCCTCCCCCATCTTCGTGACGGGTGCCCCGCGGTCCGGCACGACCTTGGTCGAGCAGATACTGGCGTCGCATTCGAAAGTCGAAGGCGGCGGCGAGTTAGGCATAGTCCAGCCGAAGTTCTCAAACCTGATCAGCGGCCCTGACAGCGAATGGGGGGGGGATGGGATGGCCCTATTGACCAAATTCACCGCTGCCGCGACTGAATTTGAAGAAGAGCTTAAACGCCGGTTTCCACACGCTCAGGTTGTGACGGATAAGTCGATCTCTAGCTACGCTATTATGGGGTTTTTGGCCAAAGCTATGCCCAACGCGCGGTTTGTGGTGGTGCGCCGCGATCCATTTGACAATGCGCTTTCCATCTACAAGAACCAGTTCCGAGAGGGTTTGCACAGATACGCCAACAATCTGGAGCATATCGCGTTTTTCCTCAGGCAATTCGAGGACATGGTGGAATTCTGGCGAGAGCAATGTCCCGGCGTCTTCCACGAAATTCGGTATGAAGATTTGATTGCCGAGCCTGAAGCGCAATCGCGGGCGCTGGTAAAAGCCGTGGGCCTGGATTGGGAAGATAGTTGCTTGTCGTTCTACGAGACCAAGCGGGAAGTTCGCACGCTGTCCGCAACGCAGGTTCGACAGCCAATGTATTCATCGTCGGTGGGGGCTTGGAAAAAGTTTGACCGCGACATGGCACCGTTTGTGAAGGCTTATGACAACTTGGGGAAAGGTCGGTAA
- a CDS encoding amino acid ABC transporter permease, with protein sequence MLGPTKPSDDFPYWLVLLGGVVAYLGYQVVADDLYAQVLGTLSKGIRITVLVTLVGFSLASALGLGLALMSTSRSIVIRQIARFYIEVVRGIPIIVLLLYVAFVVAPALVALANWLLTPFDAELVRTRQFPLLWRATLALAIGYSAFIAEVFRAGLQSVDCGQIEAAHTLGLNRWQRFRYIVFPQAIRTILPPLGNDFVAMVKDSSLVSVLGVGDITQLGKVTAAGNFRYFETYNVVALIYLTLTVTLSLALRRFERHLRQPGQD encoded by the coding sequence GTGCTTGGACCAACAAAGCCATCAGACGACTTCCCCTATTGGCTGGTGCTTCTAGGGGGCGTCGTTGCCTATCTCGGATATCAGGTCGTAGCAGACGATCTGTATGCGCAGGTCCTCGGTACGCTATCCAAGGGCATTCGGATCACCGTCCTTGTGACGCTCGTCGGGTTTTCGCTGGCGTCTGCATTGGGGTTGGGGTTGGCTTTGATGTCGACCTCGCGCAGCATCGTCATCCGCCAGATCGCGCGATTCTACATCGAAGTCGTGCGCGGCATTCCGATCATCGTGTTGTTGCTCTATGTGGCATTCGTCGTAGCGCCCGCACTTGTTGCACTTGCGAACTGGCTGCTCACGCCATTCGATGCGGAGTTGGTGCGTACGCGGCAGTTTCCGTTGTTGTGGCGGGCAACACTGGCCTTGGCCATCGGGTACTCGGCGTTCATCGCTGAAGTTTTTCGCGCGGGGCTGCAATCTGTGGACTGCGGCCAGATCGAGGCGGCTCACACTTTGGGCCTGAATCGCTGGCAACGGTTCCGCTACATCGTATTTCCCCAAGCCATCCGCACGATCCTGCCGCCTTTGGGCAATGATTTTGTGGCGATGGTAAAGGATTCAAGCCTCGTGTCTGTGCTCGGGGTCGGGGACATCACGCAGCTGGGCAAGGTCACCGCAGCTGGCAATTTTCGATATTTCGAAACTTACAACGTCGTCGCGCTGATTTATCTGACGTTGACGGTCACACTGTCATTGGCCTTACGCAGATTTGAACGACATTTGCGCCAACCCGGTCAGGACTGA
- a CDS encoding Hint domain-containing protein, which yields MTYNPNVPSHLAPSQVGIGHSIVYRAAAQPRTRAMSRPYNIAWLTPDGNARYDTVVAPALPAIESACANMARGAIVSTDNGPVAVEDLTPGMRILSSEYGAIPLQWIGSYEMSLREAQTADRGALLRVTAEAFGLAKPSQDLLLAPRAHILLRHAKCRSLFGVDIAFAPVRAFEDGISVFSVQPASPVTVYNLGFDRQATIKVNGIEMESFHPGPHSEALLDDEMLYSLLRLFPQARNLDFFGTQLINRLTTFEVKALRGGS from the coding sequence ATGACCTATAACCCGAATGTCCCCTCCCACCTCGCACCTTCCCAAGTTGGCATCGGTCACTCCATTGTGTATCGTGCGGCCGCCCAGCCGCGAACGCGCGCAATGTCCCGCCCTTATAACATCGCGTGGCTCACGCCGGACGGAAACGCCCGATATGACACCGTTGTGGCCCCTGCCCTGCCAGCAATCGAAAGCGCATGCGCCAACATGGCGCGGGGCGCGATCGTATCCACGGATAACGGCCCCGTCGCAGTAGAAGACCTGACACCTGGAATGCGCATCTTGTCGTCCGAGTACGGTGCGATCCCGCTACAATGGATCGGGTCGTACGAGATGTCGCTGCGCGAAGCCCAGACCGCAGATCGTGGCGCACTCTTGCGCGTTACCGCAGAGGCGTTTGGGCTGGCAAAGCCTTCGCAGGATCTGCTCTTGGCACCGCGCGCCCATATCTTGCTGAGACATGCAAAATGCCGGTCACTCTTTGGGGTAGACATCGCCTTCGCACCAGTCCGCGCCTTTGAAGACGGTATCAGTGTCTTTTCGGTCCAACCGGCGTCGCCTGTTACCGTGTATAATCTCGGGTTCGATCGTCAGGCGACGATCAAGGTCAACGGCATCGAAATGGAAAGCTTTCATCCCGGACCACACTCCGAAGCGTTGCTGGACGACGAAATGCTATATTCATTGCTGCGCCTGTTTCCTCAGGCAAGAAACCTTGATTTCTTTGGCACGCAATTAATCAACCGCCTGACAACTTTTGAAGTTAAGGCGCTGCGAGGCGGTTCTTAG
- a CDS encoding sulfite oxidase heme-binding subunit YedZ, protein MSTLFRRVSPYWLWALLSVPAVLMMWSSLTSDDARVIHKLLHPSGETSARLLIITMMATPLTLLFKGWRGPLWLKKNRRYFGVAAFGYALLHTVYYVVDVATLQRILDEAPRLYIWTGWLAFAIFIPLAVTSMDYFVRRMGTGWKRLQRWTYAAAVLTLVHWAALHNWESPMGAIVHFAPLALLEAYRVWFWYGRPRNKQAAAV, encoded by the coding sequence ATGTCTACTCTTTTCCGCCGAGTCTCGCCTTATTGGCTATGGGCGCTTCTTTCCGTTCCTGCTGTTTTGATGATGTGGAGTTCCCTGACCTCCGATGACGCCCGCGTTATACACAAGCTTTTGCACCCGTCCGGCGAAACCTCTGCCCGATTGCTCATCATCACGATGATGGCGACACCGCTGACGTTGCTGTTCAAAGGCTGGAGGGGCCCGCTCTGGCTCAAGAAAAACCGCCGCTATTTCGGAGTGGCGGCCTTTGGCTACGCCCTATTGCACACAGTGTACTACGTCGTGGACGTGGCCACCCTCCAGCGCATCCTTGACGAGGCGCCGCGCCTTTACATCTGGACGGGATGGCTGGCTTTCGCAATCTTCATTCCGCTCGCGGTAACGTCGATGGATTATTTCGTGCGTCGCATGGGGACGGGCTGGAAACGCCTGCAACGCTGGACATATGCCGCCGCTGTGCTGACGTTGGTCCACTGGGCAGCGCTGCACAATTGGGAATCCCCAATGGGTGCGATCGTGCATTTCGCTCCCTTAGCCCTGCTAGAGGCCTACCGTGTCTGGTTCTGGTACGGCCGCCCCCGCAACAAGCAGGCAGCTGCCGTCTAG
- a CDS encoding accessory factor UbiK family protein, protein MQTRNKFFDDMSQLMTNAMGVAQGAKTEADNAMKSMMDRWLADRDFVTRDEFEAVRLMAQKAREENEALKARLDALEAKKKPASKKA, encoded by the coding sequence ATGCAGACCCGCAACAAGTTTTTCGACGACATGTCGCAGCTGATGACCAACGCCATGGGCGTGGCGCAAGGGGCCAAGACAGAGGCCGACAATGCAATGAAGTCCATGATGGACCGTTGGCTGGCGGATCGCGACTTTGTAACGCGTGACGAATTCGAGGCGGTTCGCCTCATGGCCCAAAAGGCGCGCGAAGAGAACGAAGCCTTGAAGGCCCGTCTCGACGCGCTGGAAGCCAAGAAAAAGCCAGCTTCTAAAAAGGCCTAG
- the lgt gene encoding prolipoprotein diacylglyceryl transferase produces the protein MTVFALPFPDISPEIFTLELGSFAFSLRWYALAYIVGLIIAWRIVVGLVKRPALWGAGGPPMTKEQPEDLLTWIILGVVLGGRLGFVFFYQPSYYISHPVEILKVWEGGMSFHGGFLGVVVAALAYCWKYKLPAMRVGDAVAVSAAPGLMLGRLANFINAELWGRPTDVPWAFAFPGQAAQNCPSVEGICARHPSQLYEAGLEGLLLGAAMLWLAYRRGWLMRPGAMIGVFLVGYGLARSFVEFFRQPDAQFVSDGNPLGLAWHIGGYGLTMGQILSIPMILLGLALIAKAKRL, from the coding sequence ATGACAGTCTTTGCCCTTCCTTTCCCCGATATCAGCCCTGAGATTTTCACGCTCGAGTTAGGCAGCTTCGCCTTCTCGCTACGCTGGTACGCGCTCGCCTATATCGTGGGCCTTATCATTGCGTGGCGCATCGTCGTCGGACTTGTAAAACGCCCTGCGCTTTGGGGGGCAGGTGGCCCGCCGATGACCAAAGAGCAACCCGAGGATTTGCTCACCTGGATCATCCTCGGGGTCGTGCTGGGCGGACGTTTGGGCTTCGTATTTTTCTACCAGCCAAGCTACTACATCTCCCACCCTGTCGAAATCCTGAAGGTCTGGGAGGGCGGGATGTCCTTCCATGGCGGTTTCCTTGGCGTGGTCGTCGCTGCCTTGGCCTATTGCTGGAAATACAAGCTCCCCGCCATGCGCGTGGGGGATGCTGTTGCCGTGTCCGCGGCACCGGGTTTGATGCTCGGACGACTTGCCAATTTCATCAACGCAGAGCTATGGGGCCGTCCCACAGATGTGCCATGGGCATTCGCATTCCCCGGTCAGGCCGCTCAGAACTGCCCAAGCGTTGAAGGCATCTGCGCGCGCCACCCTTCGCAATTGTATGAGGCAGGGCTTGAAGGGCTCCTTTTGGGGGCCGCGATGCTCTGGCTCGCCTACCGCCGCGGGTGGCTCATGCGGCCTGGCGCGATGATTGGTGTGTTCCTTGTTGGCTATGGGCTCGCGCGTAGCTTTGTAGAATTCTTCCGGCAGCCAGATGCGCAATTCGTCAGCGACGGCAATCCGTTGGGGCTGGCATGGCACATAGGCGGTTACGGCCTGACGATGGGGCAAATTCTCTCGATCCCCATGATCCTTTTGGGACTGGCCCTGATCGCAAAGGCCAAGCGGCTTTGA
- a CDS encoding sulfotransferase family protein: MSLTRFHFVAGLPKSGARYFASLLAQNSRFCVSSDSPAHSVFCHLTEAWAQQDGPLSFVDASTRTALLRASMDAVHHGRAMDSVVFDNNPEWLPHMASLAELFPLSRFILLVRDPARIAAEMAQETGGAQTPAALMSDHGVIGKPVGCIQAALTSKAAERLLLIDYDRLLSDPERVMNAMYSFLGDVVFTHDFRALPPAAPRAQRMPMGLARRVAAIGDGTRRRIQKNDLPIWRRSSGSAATMLLPEAG, encoded by the coding sequence ATGTCTTTGACCCGTTTCCATTTCGTTGCTGGCTTGCCGAAGTCGGGGGCTAGATATTTTGCGTCGTTGCTTGCGCAGAATTCTCGGTTTTGTGTGTCCAGTGACAGCCCCGCACACAGCGTGTTTTGCCATTTGACCGAAGCTTGGGCGCAGCAGGATGGACCTTTGTCCTTTGTAGATGCCTCTACGCGCACGGCGCTTTTGCGGGCATCGATGGACGCTGTTCATCACGGGCGTGCGATGGACTCCGTGGTGTTCGATAACAACCCCGAATGGTTGCCCCATATGGCCTCGCTGGCCGAGTTGTTTCCGTTGTCACGGTTCATTCTTCTGGTGCGCGACCCCGCACGCATCGCCGCGGAAATGGCGCAGGAAACAGGTGGTGCCCAAACGCCTGCCGCGTTGATGTCGGATCATGGGGTCATCGGAAAGCCCGTTGGGTGCATTCAAGCAGCGCTAACTTCCAAGGCGGCGGAGCGGTTGCTCTTGATTGATTATGACCGCTTGTTGAGCGATCCAGAGAGAGTGATGAACGCGATGTACTCTTTCTTGGGAGATGTGGTGTTTACACATGACTTCCGAGCATTGCCGCCTGCAGCGCCTCGTGCTCAACGGATGCCAATGGGGCTCGCGCGTCGTGTGGCCGCAATCGGGGATGGAACGCGACGCCGTATACAGAAAAACGATTTGCCGATCTGGCGCCGTAGCTCGGGATCGGCCGCTACTATGCTGCTGCCGGAGGCTGGATAA
- a CDS encoding transporter substrate-binding domain-containing protein yields the protein MLRIAAAALAAFTATTAFADGHLPDLDGKEIVVVTENAYPPLQFVEPGTGNAIGWEYDAMAEIAKRINVTIVYENTSWDAMIPAVSQGQYDLGMTGITIRDDRKEQVDFSDKYMTSEMIMMVRGDEERFSDAKSFAADESLLMAAQPGTTPFYVGVYDVLDGNEENARIIKFETFGAGVQALRTGDVDLVLTDSTAGNGYVSASEGKLKIVGEKLGTEDFGFIFPKGSELVDPINAAIADMAKDGTLDALNKKWFLDYKLGS from the coding sequence ATGCTTCGTATTGCTGCCGCGGCGCTCGCCGCTTTCACTGCCACCACTGCTTTCGCCGACGGTCATCTGCCAGATCTCGACGGTAAAGAGATCGTGGTTGTCACAGAAAACGCCTATCCACCGCTCCAGTTCGTTGAGCCGGGCACAGGGAATGCCATTGGTTGGGAATACGATGCGATGGCGGAAATCGCCAAGCGCATCAACGTCACTATCGTTTACGAGAACACCAGTTGGGATGCGATGATCCCTGCGGTGTCTCAAGGCCAATACGACCTGGGAATGACCGGCATCACCATCCGCGACGACCGCAAAGAACAGGTCGATTTTTCGGACAAATACATGACATCCGAGATGATCATGATGGTGCGCGGCGATGAAGAACGCTTTTCCGACGCCAAATCCTTCGCTGCCGACGAAAGTCTATTGATGGCCGCACAGCCGGGCACCACACCGTTCTATGTGGGTGTTTACGATGTGCTTGATGGCAACGAAGAAAATGCGCGGATCATCAAGTTTGAGACGTTTGGCGCTGGCGTTCAGGCTCTACGCACGGGCGATGTTGATCTGGTTCTGACCGACAGCACCGCCGGCAATGGCTACGTTTCGGCCTCCGAGGGCAAGTTGAAGATCGTTGGTGAAAAGCTCGGGACCGAAGATTTCGGATTCATCTTCCCCAAAGGCTCGGAACTGGTTGATCCGATCAATGCCGCCATTGCTGATATGGCAAAGGACGGCACCCTTGATGCGCTGAACAAGAAGTGGTTCCTGGACTACAAACTCGGCAGTTAA
- a CDS encoding Lrp/AsnC family transcriptional regulator has product MAVSKLDEIDRKILAELQADGRMTNVELAKRVGISAPPCLRRVRTLEESGYIRGYHADVEGRALGFEVKVFAMVGLQSQAEADLSAFETRCRNWPLVRECHMLNGEVDFILKCVAPDLSSFQSFLTEELTSADNVASVKTSLVIRVAKDDPGVPFEIVEERLSQIA; this is encoded by the coding sequence GTGGCCGTGTCAAAACTCGACGAAATTGATCGCAAGATTCTAGCCGAGCTTCAGGCGGACGGACGCATGACCAATGTCGAATTGGCCAAGCGTGTCGGGATTTCGGCCCCGCCCTGCTTGCGGCGCGTCCGCACGCTTGAGGAATCGGGCTATATTCGCGGATACCACGCCGACGTCGAGGGCCGCGCACTGGGGTTCGAAGTGAAGGTCTTTGCAATGGTCGGCCTGCAAAGCCAAGCTGAGGCCGATCTATCGGCTTTCGAGACCCGCTGTCGCAACTGGCCGCTGGTTCGGGAATGCCACATGCTTAACGGCGAGGTGGACTTCATCCTGAAATGCGTCGCACCCGACCTAAGCAGCTTTCAGAGTTTCCTGACCGAGGAGCTGACGTCAGCCGACAACGTGGCCAGCGTTAAAACCTCGCTCGTTATCAGGGTTGCCAAAGACGACCCCGGTGTTCCGTTCGAGATTGTGGAAGAACGCTTGTCCCAGATCGCCTAA
- the pgeF gene encoding peptidoglycan editing factor PgeF, with amino-acid sequence MTLEILTADDLAPVRHGFFTRKGGASSGVFEGLNCGRGSSDQTEAVLTNRARVADAMQVAPDHLISVNQCHSADVVVVDAPLSGSPKADGMVSATQGVALGILTADCQPVLFADAEAGVIGAAHAGWGGAIGGVLENTVDAMVGLGATRESIVAVIGPCISQAAYEVGPEFFDRFYDDDTENARFFANGQGDRMLFDLPAYGLHRLRSAGVQAEWTRHCTYADPARFYSYRRSVHKKEADYGRLIATIKL; translated from the coding sequence ATGACACTCGAAATTCTGACAGCCGATGACCTCGCCCCCGTGAGGCATGGCTTTTTCACCAGAAAAGGCGGAGCCTCCTCTGGCGTGTTTGAGGGGCTCAACTGCGGACGAGGCTCATCCGATCAAACCGAAGCCGTGCTGACCAACCGCGCCCGCGTCGCCGACGCTATGCAGGTCGCGCCGGATCATTTGATTTCTGTGAACCAATGCCACTCCGCAGATGTGGTTGTCGTCGATGCTCCGCTGTCCGGGTCTCCGAAGGCAGACGGCATGGTATCTGCTACACAAGGCGTGGCCCTTGGGATATTGACCGCCGATTGCCAGCCGGTTTTGTTCGCCGACGCCGAGGCGGGCGTCATTGGTGCTGCACATGCGGGTTGGGGCGGAGCGATAGGCGGTGTGCTGGAGAATACCGTTGATGCAATGGTTGGTTTGGGTGCCACGCGCGAAAGCATCGTCGCCGTCATCGGGCCGTGCATCAGTCAGGCTGCCTATGAAGTGGGCCCCGAGTTTTTCGACCGTTTTTATGACGATGATACAGAGAACGCTCGTTTCTTCGCAAACGGGCAAGGCGACCGGATGCTATTCGATTTGCCCGCCTACGGGTTGCATCGCTTGCGCTCTGCCGGGGTGCAGGCGGAATGGACGCGGCACTGCACTTATGCCGACCCCGCACGCTTTTATTCTTACCGGCGCAGCGTCCACAAAAAAGAGGCTGACTACGGTCGGCTTATCGCAACAATCAAACTTTAG